The proteins below are encoded in one region of Mesoplasma melaleucae:
- the dnaJ gene encoding molecular chaperone DnaJ, producing MAKRDYYKILGVSKTATEQEIKSAYRKLAKKYHPDVNKESGAEEKFKEVNEAASVLLDADKRTKYDQFGHAAFDGSSGFGGSGFGGFEDFFSNMGGGMDFGDIFSDLFGGRRGHSSRRGPQKGQDVGLEITLTYRELIFGVSKKTVLNLIRQCQTCNGVGAENSNDVHICTKCNGAGQIIVNKQMGPFQVQNQITCDRCNGIGKEIKNRCKTCNGKGVQSKKEEIEIPLPKGLFPGQQVVMEGQGHASLEGGRPGDLYITIKVVKSDVFELNPKSKDIIMNYNVSYLDAILGNDVIIKTLDGPVKLKMPKGIYSGQLIKVHDKGLFKNQTSDRRGDLLIRINISVPSSLSKEEKKVLKNLEELSSYEPKNIIE from the coding sequence ATGGCAAAAAGAGATTATTATAAAATTTTAGGAGTTTCTAAAACAGCAACTGAACAAGAAATTAAAAGTGCTTATCGAAAACTTGCTAAAAAGTATCACCCTGATGTAAATAAGGAAAGTGGTGCTGAAGAAAAGTTTAAAGAAGTAAATGAAGCTGCAAGCGTTTTACTTGATGCTGATAAAAGAACTAAATATGATCAATTTGGTCATGCTGCTTTTGATGGTAGTTCTGGATTTGGTGGTTCAGGTTTTGGAGGCTTTGAAGACTTCTTCTCCAATATGGGTGGAGGAATGGACTTTGGTGACATTTTCTCAGACTTGTTTGGTGGTAGAAGAGGTCACTCATCAAGAAGAGGACCTCAAAAAGGTCAAGACGTTGGTTTAGAAATAACTTTAACTTATAGAGAATTAATATTTGGAGTAAGTAAAAAAACAGTTTTAAATTTAATTAGACAATGTCAGACTTGTAATGGAGTTGGTGCTGAAAATTCGAATGATGTTCATATTTGTACAAAATGTAATGGAGCTGGACAAATTATTGTTAATAAACAAATGGGTCCTTTTCAAGTACAAAATCAAATAACTTGTGATAGATGTAACGGAATAGGTAAAGAAATTAAAAATAGATGTAAAACTTGTAATGGTAAAGGTGTTCAATCTAAAAAAGAAGAAATTGAAATACCATTACCAAAAGGATTATTCCCAGGTCAACAAGTTGTTATGGAAGGACAAGGCCATGCTTCATTAGAAGGTGGAAGACCAGGAGATTTATACATTACTATTAAAGTTGTAAAAAGTGATGTCTTTGAATTAAACCCAAAATCAAAAGATATTATTATGAATTATAATGTTTCATATCTTGATGCAATTTTAGGAAATGATGTAATTATAAAAACTTTAGATGGGCCAGTAAAATTAAAAATGCCAAAAGGTATTTACTCAGGACAATTAATTAAAGTTCATGACAAAGGTCTATTTAAAAATCAAACATCTGATAGACGTGGAGATCTATTAATTAGAATTAATATTTCAGTTCCTTCATCACTTTCAAAAGAAGAGAAAAAAGTCTTAAAAAATTTAGAAGAGCTTTCAAGTTACGAGCCTAAAAATATTATTGAATAA
- the mnmA gene encoding tRNA 2-thiouridine(34) synthase MnmA → MKKKVIVGLSGGVDSSVAAYLLIQQGYEVEGLFMRNWDSSANNDILGNQEIDNEVCPQEQDYLDALEVAKKLGIKLNRIDFVQEYWEYVFEYFIKEYKKGRTPNPDILCNKYIKFDKFLNHAVNELKADYIAMGHYAGVRLNEKTNQYEMIRAVDSNKDQTYFLCQLTQAQLSKTLFSLQRLEKSEIRKIAAEQGLITADKKDSTGICFIGEREFTKFLQNYISNQPGDIVDIKTNKVVGKHIGAMYYTIGQRKGLNLGGMKEPYYVAEKDIDKKIIYVCPASDESYLLSTSAIVDEINWTIDLTKYIDNLNEFVCTAKFRYKQPDVKVKLTKIEDNKYKVNYDAVVKAVTPGQEAVFYLNDICLGGGIIDIVE, encoded by the coding sequence ATGAAAAAGAAAGTTATTGTCGGCTTAAGTGGTGGAGTAGATTCATCAGTTGCTGCATATTTACTAATTCAACAAGGATATGAAGTTGAAGGATTATTTATGAGAAACTGAGATTCATCTGCAAACAATGATATTTTAGGTAATCAAGAAATTGATAATGAAGTATGTCCCCAAGAGCAAGATTATCTAGATGCTTTAGAAGTAGCAAAAAAACTAGGGATTAAATTAAATAGAATAGATTTTGTACAAGAATATTGAGAATATGTTTTTGAATATTTCATCAAAGAGTATAAAAAAGGAAGAACTCCAAATCCAGATATTTTATGTAATAAATATATTAAATTTGATAAATTTTTAAATCATGCAGTTAATGAATTAAAAGCTGACTATATTGCAATGGGTCATTATGCTGGTGTTAGATTAAATGAAAAAACTAATCAATATGAAATGATCAGAGCAGTTGATTCAAACAAAGACCAAACATACTTTTTATGTCAATTAACACAAGCTCAATTATCAAAAACATTATTTTCATTACAAAGATTAGAAAAATCTGAAATTAGAAAAATTGCAGCTGAACAAGGATTAATTACAGCAGATAAAAAAGATTCAACAGGAATTTGTTTTATTGGAGAAAGAGAATTTACAAAGTTCTTACAAAACTATATTTCAAATCAACCAGGTGATATTGTTGATATTAAAACAAATAAAGTTGTTGGAAAACATATTGGTGCAATGTATTACACAATCGGGCAAAGAAAAGGTCTTAACTTAGGTGGAATGAAAGAACCTTACTATGTTGCAGAAAAGGATATTGATAAAAAAATAATTTATGTTTGTCCAGCAAGTGATGAAAGTTACTTATTATCAACTAGTGCAATTGTTGATGAAATTAATTGAACAATTGATTTAACAAAATACATTGATAATCTAAATGAATTTGTATGTACAGCAAAATTTAGATACAAACAACCCGATGTAAAAGTTAAATTAACAAAAATTGAAGATAATAAATATAAAGTAAATTATGATGCTGTTGTTAAAGCTGTTACACCAGGTCAAGAAGCAGTATTCTATCTAAACGATATTTGTTTAGGTGGAGGAATTATTGATATAGTGGAATAA
- a CDS encoding ABC transporter ATP-binding protein has translation MQNKQYKILNDEYIKEVKNLKLKLKNKQIGQEDFEHEHNKIIEKDKAWAKTRGSFFTMIAKYFKKEWRLATIIVILAIFSVLCSVVIPLLTRQMTMDISNTLNPDQPNPDYWGLSWQVSLYIALGVVLFSAVISFLTQYFSVLLSKRIEIDLRNKSLEALVRQDISYYSDKKIGELITKVISDTQIVGDQSAQVPVTLLSAFLTIIGASTMMFVFEATLAASVLGMFFVVLLLMMISFGFTKKHITKVREVITDINGNVTDRISTVRLIKASGTENYETNHFHELHREYYVESTKLAKVQALMVTILFSGISFIQFVSIAVAMLKYANADPTVSTAFFMGTFASFTLAQGIMVGPLFQVVMSTVGIAQASVSSQRIEGTIKATSIMNPHYNDGEKVKSIKGDIIFKGVSFAYPEKPSKQILPKFDFVFEKGKSYAFVGETGSGKSTISRLLLRFYDPTEGEIIINNKQNLKDVNLSSYLEHIGYVEQDPQILYGDVFENVKYGRFNATDEEVIEACKKAELDELIKTWPEGYKTILGERGFMLSGGQKQRLIIARMFLKDPQLLILDEATSALDNIVEKEIQEKLEVLMVGRTTVSIAHRLSTIKNADHIIVLGKDGAGIVQTGTFDELKNKKGHFQNLYKAGLMD, from the coding sequence ATGCAAAATAAACAGTATAAAATTTTAAATGATGAGTATATTAAAGAAGTTAAAAATTTAAAACTGAAATTAAAAAATAAGCAAATTGGTCAAGAAGATTTTGAACATGAGCATAATAAGATTATTGAAAAAGATAAAGCTTGAGCAAAAACTCGTGGAAGTTTCTTCACAATGATTGCAAAGTATTTTAAAAAGGAATGAAGATTAGCAACAATTATTGTAATACTAGCAATCTTTTCAGTTCTTTGTTCAGTTGTTATTCCACTTTTAACTAGACAAATGACAATGGATATTTCTAATACTTTAAATCCAGACCAACCAAATCCTGATTACTGAGGTTTATCATGACAAGTATCATTGTATATTGCTTTAGGAGTTGTTTTATTTAGTGCTGTGATTTCATTTTTAACACAATACTTTTCAGTATTGCTTTCAAAAAGAATAGAAATCGATTTAAGAAATAAATCATTAGAAGCATTAGTACGTCAAGATATATCATATTATTCAGATAAAAAAATTGGAGAACTAATTACTAAAGTTATTTCTGACACACAAATTGTTGGGGATCAATCTGCACAAGTACCTGTTACTTTATTAAGCGCATTTTTAACAATTATTGGTGCTTCAACTATGATGTTTGTTTTTGAAGCAACTTTAGCAGCATCTGTTTTAGGGATGTTTTTTGTAGTTTTATTATTAATGATGATTTCATTTGGATTTACAAAAAAACATATTACAAAAGTACGTGAAGTTATTACTGATATTAACGGTAATGTTACAGACAGAATTTCAACTGTAAGGTTAATTAAAGCATCTGGGACTGAAAATTATGAAACTAATCATTTCCATGAATTACATCGAGAATATTATGTTGAATCAACAAAATTAGCCAAAGTACAAGCATTAATGGTAACAATCTTATTTTCAGGAATAAGTTTTATTCAATTTGTTTCAATTGCTGTTGCAATGCTTAAATATGCAAATGCTGATCCAACAGTAAGTACGGCATTCTTTATGGGAACTTTTGCTTCATTCACTTTAGCACAAGGAATAATGGTTGGACCATTGTTCCAAGTTGTAATGTCAACTGTTGGTATTGCGCAAGCAAGTGTTTCATCACAACGTATTGAAGGAACTATTAAAGCAACATCAATTATGAATCCACATTATAATGATGGTGAAAAAGTAAAATCAATTAAAGGAGATATTATCTTTAAAGGTGTAAGTTTTGCATATCCTGAAAAACCATCAAAACAAATATTACCTAAATTTGATTTTGTTTTTGAAAAAGGTAAATCATATGCCTTTGTTGGTGAAACTGGTTCAGGTAAATCAACAATCTCAAGATTATTATTAAGATTCTACGACCCAACTGAAGGAGAAATTATTATTAATAATAAACAAAATCTAAAAGATGTAAACTTATCTAGTTATTTAGAACACATTGGTTATGTAGAACAAGATCCACAAATTCTTTATGGTGACGTTTTTGAAAACGTTAAATATGGAAGATTTAATGCAACTGATGAAGAAGTAATTGAAGCATGTAAAAAAGCTGAACTTGATGAATTAATTAAAACTTGACCTGAAGGATATAAAACAATTCTTGGTGAAAGAGGGTTTATGTTATCTGGTGGACAAAAGCAACGTTTAATTATTGCAAGAATGTTCTTAAAAGATCCTCAATTATTAATATTGGATGAAGCAACAAGTGCATTAGACAATATTGTTGAAAAAGAAATTCAAGAAAAATTAGAAGTATTAATGGTTGGAAGAACAACTGTTTCAATCGCACACCGTTTATCAACAATTAAAAATGCTGATCATATTATTGTTTTAGGAAAAGATGGTGCAGGGATTGTTCAAACAGGAACATTTGATGAATTAAAAAATAAAAAAGGACATTTCCAAAATCTGTACAAAGCAGGGTTAATGGACTAA
- a CDS encoding solute carrier family 23 protein: MLSSIVFVTVFLIPIRSFIIKSIPKGIILAIGLFIAYVGILSMGWLKQEGEIQIAFVAVLKENYLPIILGSIRLLLILFLVFKKIPEAVGIAILAVSVIAIIFASTLPSDSTAIKLLDSADLRKWEGWNYDFKGFAWNWTSTFKAFGNSKIWTSPVTYISIFIVMLINFFDATGTMAAFTHQLDQKTN, from the coding sequence ATGCTTTCTTCAATTGTTTTTGTAACCGTATTTTTAATTCCAATAAGATCATTTATTATTAAATCAATTCCAAAAGGTATTATTTTAGCAATTGGATTATTTATCGCATACGTTGGAATTTTAAGTATGGGATGATTAAAACAAGAAGGTGAAATCCAAATTGCTTTTGTGGCAGTTTTAAAAGAAAATTACTTACCTATCATTTTAGGTTCAATTAGATTATTATTAATTTTATTTTTAGTATTTAAAAAAATTCCTGAAGCAGTTGGTATTGCTATTTTAGCAGTGTCAGTTATTGCAATTATTTTTGCATCAACTTTGCCAAGCGATTCTACAGCAATAAAATTATTAGATTCAGCTGATTTAAGAAAATGAGAAGGTTGAAATTATGACTTTAAAGGATTTGCATGAAACTGAACTTCAACTTTTAAAGCATTTGGAAATTCAAAAATTTGAACTTCACCAGTAACATATATTTCAATCTTTATTGTTATGTTAATTAACTTCTTTGATGCAACTGGGACAATGGCAGCATTTACTCATCAGTTAGATCAAAAAACAAATTAG